One Rhipicephalus microplus isolate Deutch F79 chromosome 4, USDA_Rmic, whole genome shotgun sequence genomic window carries:
- the LOC119172378 gene encoding uncharacterized protein LOC119172378, which produces MFAVIFVVALLGGPAHGLDRNDGVGALDNNANVEDANAYIDSVLEFELPKHTAKVDPLKARNFQPVNGHHLNGTNMRFVFFSVTGLRDIRRDGDCQLTRANEEHPTTLECNLATELRYDVVAELTYPNATLRKVKINGTFEGVRGPLTVTFERSLPAKVEFSPRYDAMWDSVSAGRKARPTWYAVMERELHLQMMNVFEYATKRVFAKAMLNAAKEVPFPE; this is translated from the exons ATGTTTGCCGTGATCTTCGTCGTGGCGCTTCTTGGAG GGCCCGCGCACGGACTTGACAGGAATGACGGAGTCGGCGCCTTGGACAACAACGCCAACGTCGAAGACGCCAACGCCTACATCGACTCGGTTCTCGAGTTCGAGCTGCCGAAACACACGGCGAAGGTCGATCCGCTCAAGGCGCGTAACTTTCAGCCGGTCAACGGGCACCACCTGAACGGCACCAACATGAGGTTCGTCTTCTTCAGTGTCACCGGTCTTCGAGATATCCGCCGCGACGGCGACTGCCAGCTGACCCGCGCCAACGAAGAACATCCGACCACCCTGGAATGCAACCTCGCCACCGAACTACGTTACGACGTCGTTGCTGAGCTGACGTACCCGAACGCGACGCTGCGCAAGGTGAAGATAAACGGCACCTTCGAGGGCGTCAGGGGTCCGCTTACCGTCACGTTCGAGAGATCGCTGCCGGCCAAAGTCGAGTTCTCGCCTCGCTACGACGCCATGTGGGACAGCGTGTCGGCGGGGCGAAAGGCGCGCCCCACTTGGTACGCCGTGATGGAGCGAGAGCTTCACCTGCAAATGATGAACGTGTTCGAGTACGCGACAAAACGAGTCTTTGCCAAGGCGATGCTTAACGCGGCTAAAGAAGTTCCGTTCCCCGAGTGA